The following is a genomic window from Halichoerus grypus chromosome 5, mHalGry1.hap1.1, whole genome shotgun sequence.
CGAGGAGGAGATCCGCGTGGTGCGGCTGCAGCTGGAGGCTACCGAGCGCCAGCGCGGCGGGGCGGAGGGCGAGCTGCAGGCCCTGCGCGCGCGGGCTGAGGAGGCCGAGGCACAGAAGCGCCAGGCGCAGGAGGAGGCAGAGCGCTTGCGGCGGCAGGTGCAGGACGAGAGCCAGCGCAAGCGACAGGCGGAGGCCGAGCTGGCCCTGCGCGTCAAGGCGGAGGCCGAGGCGGCCCGGGAAAAGCAGCGGGCCCTGCAGGCGCTGGAGGAGCTGCAGCTCCAGGCGGAGGAGGCGGAGCGGCGCCTCCGGCAGGCGGAGGCCGAGCGGGCGCGCCAGGTGCAGGTGGCCCTGGAGACGGCGCAGCGCAGCGCCGAGGTGGAGCTGCAGAGCAAGCGCGCCTCGTTCGCGGAGAAGACGGCGCAGCTGGAGCGCACGCTGCAGGAAGAGCACGTGGCGGTGGCGCAGCTGCGGGAGGAGGCCGCGCGGCAGGCGCAGCGGCAGGCCGAGGCGGAGCGCGCCCGGGAGGAGGCCGAGCGGGAGCTGGAGCGCTGGCGGCTGAAGGCCAACGAGGCACTGCGCCTGCGCCTGCAGGCCGAGGAGGTGGCGCAGCAGAAGAGCCTCGCGCAGGCGGAGGCGGAGCAGCAGAAGGAGGCGGCGGAGCGCGAGGCCCGGCGCCGCGGCAAGGCGGAGGAGCAGGCCGTGCGGCAGCGGGAGCTGGCCGAGCAGGAGCTGGAGAAGCAGCGGCAGCTGGCGGAGGGCACTGCCCAGCAGCGCCTGGCGGCGGAGCAGGAGCTGATCCGGCTGCGGGCCGGCacggagcagggggagcagcagcggCAGCTCCTGGAGGAGGCGCTGGCCCGGCTGCAGCGCGAGGCGGACGCGGCTGCGCAGAAGCGCCAGGAGCTGGAGGCGGAGCTGGCGACAGTGCGCGCGGAGATGGAGGTGCTGCTGGCCAGCAAGGCGCGCGCCGAGGAGGAGTCGCGCTCCACCAGCGAGAAGTCCAAGCAGAGGCTGGAGGCCGAGGCCAGCCGCTTCCGCGAGCTGGCCGAGGAGGCCGCTCGCCTGCGCGCCCTGGCCGAGGAGACCAAGCGGCAGCGGCAGCTGGCTGAGGAGGACGCGGCGCAGCAGCGGGCCGAGGCGGAGCGGGTGCTGGCCGAGAAGCTGGCCGCCATCAGTGAGGCCACGCGGCTCAAGACCGAGGCGGAGATCGCGCTCAAGGAGAAGGAGGCGGAGAACGAGCGTCTGCGGCGGCTGGCGGAGGACGAGGCCTTCCAGCGGCGGCGGCTGGAGGAGCAGGCGGCCCAGCACAAGGCGGACATCGAGGAGCGGCTGATGCAGCTGCGTAAGGCGTCCGACAACGAGCTGGAGCGGCAGAAGGGGCTGGTGGAGGACACGCTGCGGCAGCGGCGGCAGGTGGAGGAGGAGATCCTGGCCCTCAAGGCGAGCTTCGAGAAGGCGGCCGCCGGCAAGgcggagctggagctggagctggggcgCATCCGCAGCAGTGCCGAGGACACGCTGCGCAGCAAGGAGCAGGCTGAGCGGGAGGCTGCGCGGCAGCGGCAGCTGGCGGCCGAGGAGGAGCAGCGGCGCCGCGAGGCTGAGGAGCGTGTGCAGAAGAGCCTGGTGGCGGAGGAGGAGGCCGCGCGGCAGCGCAAGTTGGCGCTGGAGGAGGTGGAGCGGCTCAAGGCCAAGGTGGAGGAGGCGCGGCGCCTGCGCGAGCGGGCGGAGCAGGAGTCGGCGCGGCAGCTGCAGCTGGCGCAGGAGGCCGCCCAGAAGCGGCTGCAGGCGGAGGAGAAGGCGCACGCCTTTGCGGTGCAGCGGAAGGAGCAGGAGCTGCAGCAGACGCTCCAGCAGGAGCAGAGCGTGCTGGAGCGGCTGCGCGGCGAGGCAGAGGCCGCACGGCGGGCGGCCGAGGAGGCGGAGGAGGCCCGGGAGCGCGCCGAGCTGGAGGCGGCTCAGTCCCGGCAGCAGGTGGAAGAGGCCGAGCGGCTGAAGCAGTTGGCGGAAGAGCAGGCGCGGGCCCGGGCGCAGGCGCAGGCCGCCGCGGAGAAGCTGCGCAAGGAGGCGGAGCAGGAGGCGGCCCGACGGGCGCAGGCCGAGCAGGCGGCCCTGAAGCAGAAGCAGGCGGCCGACGCCGAGATGGAAAAGCACAAGAAGTTTGCGGAGCAGACGCTGCGGCAGAAGGCGCAGGTGGAGCAGGAACTGACCGCCCTGCGGCTGCAGCTGGAGGAGACTGACCACCAGAAGGGCATCTTGGACGAGGAGCTGCAGCGGCTCAAGGCGGAGGTGACGGAGGCAGCCCGGCAGCGCAGCCAGGTGGAGGAGGAGCTCTTCTCCGTGCGCGTGCAGATGGAGGAGCTGAGCAAGCTCAAGGCGCGCATCGAGGCGGAGAACCGCGCGCTCATCCTGCGTGACAAGGACAACACCCAGCGCTTCCTGCAGGAGGAGGCCGAGAAGATGAAGCAGGTTGCGGAGGAGGCGGCCCGGCTGAGCGTGGCGGTCCAGGAGGCGGCCCGGCTGCGGCAGCTGGCCGAGGAGGACCTGGCGCAACAGCGGGCCTTGGCCGAAAAGATGCTCAAGGAGAAGATGCAGGCGGTGCAAGAGGCCACGCGCCTCCAAGCCGAGGCGGAGCTGCTGCAGCAGCAGAAGGAGCTCGCGCAGGAGCAGGCGCGGCAGCTGCAGGAGGACAAGGAGCAGATGGCGCAGCAGCTGGCGCAGGAGACGCAGGGCTTCCAGCGGACTCTGGAGCTGGAGCGGCAGCGGCAGCTGGAGATGAGCGCGGAGGCCGAGCGCCTGAAGCTCCGCGTGGCCGAGCTGAGCCAGGCGCAGGCCCGTGCCGAGGAGGATGCCCAGCGCTTCCGCAGACAGGCCGAGGAGATCGGCGAGAAGCTGCACCGCACCGAGCTCGCCACGCAGGAGAAGGTGACGCTGGTGCACACACTTGAGGTCCAGCGGCAGCAGAGTGACCATGACGCCGAGCGCCTCCGAGCGGCCATTGCTGAGCTGGAGCGTGAGAAGGAGAAGCTCCAGGAGGAGGCCTCGCTGCTGCAGCAGAAGTCCGAGGAGGTACCGGCCCGCCCTCCCCGAGCAGGTGGGTGGGCCCGGGGGGCCGCGGCGTCCCTGAccgttccctccctctctccagatGCAGGTGGTGCAACAGGAGCAGCTGCTGCAGGAGACGCGGGCGCTGCAGCAGAGCTTCCTGTCGGAGAAGGACCGCCTGCTGCAGCGGGAGCAGTGCATCGAGCAGGAGAAGGCCAAGCTGGAGCAGCTGTTCCAGGACGAGGTGGCCAAGGCGCAGCAGCTGCGCGAGgagcagcagcggcagcagcagcagatgGCGCAGGAGCGGCAGCGGCTGATGGCCAGCATGGAGGAGGCCCTGCAGCGCCAGCGCGACGCGGAGGAGGGCGTGCGGCgcaagcaggaggagctgcagcagctgcagcagcagcggcagcagcaggaGAAGCTGCTGGCCGAGGAGAACCGGCGGCTGCGCGAGCGGCTGCAGCGCCTGGAGGAGGAGCACCGGGCCGCGGTGGCGCAGTCCGAGGAGATCGCCGCCTCGCAGGCCGTGGCCGCCAAAGCCCTGCCCAACGGCCGGGACGCGCCTGACGGCCCGGCCGTGGAGGTGGAGAGCGAGCACGCGTTTGACGGGCTGCGGCGGAAGGTGCCGGCCCAGCGGCTGCAGGAGGTCGGCGTCCTGAGCTCGGAGGAGCTGCAGCGGCTGGCCGAGGGCCGCACAACGGTGGCTGAGCTTGCCCAGCGGGAGGACGTGCGCCGGTACCTGCAGGGCCGCAGCGGCATCGCCGGGCTGCTGCTGAAGCCCACCAACGAGAAGCTGAGCGTCTATGCGGCCCTCCAGCGGCAGCTGCTGAGCCCGGGCACGGCGCTCATCCTGCTCGAGGCTCAGGCCGCCTCCGGCTTCCTCCTGGACCCCGTGCGGAATCGGCGGCTGACTGTCAACGAGGCCGTGAAGGAAGGCGTGGTGGGCCCCGAGCTGCACCACAAGCTGCTGTCGGCCGAGCGCGCCGTCACCGGCTACAAGGACCCCTACACCGGGGAGCAGATCTCCCTCTTCCAGGCCATGAAGAAGGACCTCGTCGTCCGCGACCACGGCATCCGCCTGCTGGAGGCCCAGATCGCCACGGGCGGCATCATCGACCCCGTGCACAGCCACCGCGTGCCCGTGGACGTGGCCTACCAGCGCGGCTACTTCGACGAGGAGATGAGCCGCGTCCTGGCGGACCCGAGCGACGACACCAAGGGCTTCTTCGACCCCAACACGCACGAGAACCTCACGTACCTGCAGCTGCTGGAGCGCTGTGTGGAGGACCCCGAGACGGGCCTGCGCCTGCTGCCTCTCACCGACCAGGCCGCCAGGGGCGGTGAGCTGGTCTACACAGACTCGGAGGCTCGGGACGTGTTCGAGAAAGCCACCGTGTCAGCACCATTCGGCAAGTTCCGGGGCAGGACGGTGACCATCTGGGAGCTCATCAACTCCGAGTACTTCACGGCAGAGCAGCGGCGGGACCTGCTGCGGCAGTTTCGCACGGGCAAGGTCACCGTGGAGAAGATCATCAAGATCGTCATCACCGTGGTGGAGGAGCATGAGCAGAAGGACCAGCTCTGCTTCGAGGGCCTGCGCGCCCTGGTGCCCGCCGCCGAGCTGCTGGAGAGCGGGGTCATCGACCGTGACCTCTACCACCAGCTGCAGCGGGGCGAGCGCTCAGTGCGAGAGGTGGCGGAGGTGGGTGCCGTGCGGCGGGCTCTGCGGGGCGCCAATGTCATCGCAGGGGTGTGGCTGGAGGAGGCGGGGCAGAAGCTGAGCATCTACGAGGCCCTGAAGAAAGATCTCCTGCCTCCAGAGGCGGCCGTGGCTCTCCTGGAGGCCCAGGCCGGCACCGGCCACATCATTGACCCCGCCACGAGTGCCCGGCTCACCGTGGACGAGGCGGTGCGTGCCGGCCTGGTGGGGCCTGAGTTGCACGAGAAGTTGCTGTCGGCCGAGAAGGCCGTCACCGGCTACAAGGACCCCTACTCGGGGCAGAGCGTCTCCCTGTTCCAGGCCCTGAAGAAGGGCCTCATCCCAAGGGAGCAGGGTCTGCGTCTGCTCGATGCCCAGCTGTCCACAGGTGGCATCGTGGACCCGAGCAAGAGCCACCGTGTGCCCGTGGACGTGGCCTGTGCCCGCGGCTACCTGGACGAGGAGACCAGCCGAGCCCTGTCGGCCCCCAGAGATGAAGCCAAGACTTACTGTGACCCTGGGTCGCAGGAGCCGGTCACCTACGGCCAGCTCCAACAGCAGTGCCGGCCCGACCAGCTGACGGGGCTGAGCCTGCTGCCGCTGTCGGAGAAGGCCGCCCAGGCCCGGCGCGAGGGGCTCTGCTCTGAGCTGCAGGCCCGTGAGACCTTTCAGAAGACTGCCGTGGAGGTACCTATGGGCAGCTTCAAGGGCAGGACGGTGACGGTGTGGGAGCTGCTCAGCTCCGAGTACTTCACggtggagcagagagaggagctgcTGCGGCAGTTTCGGACGGGCACGGTCACCGTGGAGAAGATCATCAAGATCCTCATCACCATCGTGGAAGAGGTTGAGACCGTGCGGCAGGAGAGGCTGTCTTTCAGTGGCCTCCGCACCCCGGTGCCAGCCAGCGAGCTCGTGGCCTCCGGGGTCCTCAGCAGGACCCAGTTCGAGCAGCTCAAGGACGGCAAGATCTCGGTGAAGGAGCTGTCGGAGCTGAGCTCTGTGCAGACCCTGCTGCAGGGCGGCGGGTGCCTGGCCGGCATCTACCTTGAGGACTCCAAGGAGAAGGTGACCATCTACCAGGCCATGCAGCGAGGCCTGCTCAGGCCCAGCACGGCCACTCTCCTGCTCGAGGCCCAGGCGGCCACCGGCTTTCTCGTGGACCCTGTGCGGAACCAGCGCTTGTATGTCCACGAGGCTGTGAAGGCAGGTGTCGTGGGCCCCGAGCTGCACGAGAAGCTGCTGTCGGCCGAGAAGGCCGTCACCGGCTACAAGGACCCCTACTCGGGCAGCACCATCTCCCTCTTCCAGGCCATGAAGAAGGGCCTGGTCCTTAGGGACCATGGCATCCGCCTGCTGGAGGCCCAGATCGCCACGGGCGGCATCATCGACCCCGTGCACAGCCACCGGCTGCCCTTGGACGTGGCCTACCAGCGCGGCTACTTCGACGAGGAGATGAACCGCGTCCTGGCGGACCCGAGCGACGACACCAAGGGCTTCTTCGACCCCAACACGCACGAGAACCTCACGTACCTGCAGCTGCTGGAGCGCTGTGTGGAGGACCCCGAGACGGGGCTGCGCCTGCTGCCCCTCAAAGGCTCCGAGAAGGCAGAGGTGGTGGAGACCACGCAGCTGTACACCGAGGAGGAGACCCGCAGAGCGTTCGAGGAGACGCAGATAGAGATCCCCGGCAGCGGCGGCCGCAGCGGCTCCACTATGTCCTTGTGGGAGGTGATGCAGTCGGACCTGATCCCAGAGGAGCAGCGCACCCGGCTCATGGCTGACTTCCAGGCCGGCCGGGTGACCAAGGAGcgcatgatcatcatcatcatcgagATCATCGAGAAGACCGAGATCGTGCGCCAGCAGAACCTGGCTTCCTACGACTACATCCGCCGCCGCCTCACCGCCGAGGACCTCTACGAGGCCCGGATCATCTCCCGCGAGACATACAGCCTCCTCCGGGAGGGCACCAAGAGCTTCCGAGAGGTGCTGGAGGAGGAGGCGGCCTCGCGCTACCTCTACGGCACGGGCTGCGTGGCCGGAGTCTACCTGCCGGGCTCTAGGCAGACGCTCACCATCTACCAGGCCCTCAAGAAGGGACTGCTGAGCGCCGAGGTGGCCCGCTTACTGCTGGAGGCACAGGCGGCCACGGGCTTCCTCCTGGAGCCCGTGAAGGGCGAGCGGCTGACCGTGGACGAAGCCGTGCGGAAGGGCCTGGTGGGCCCCGAGCTGCACGACCGGCTGCTCTCGGCGGAGCGGGCTGTGACCGGTTATCGTGACCCCTATACGGAGCAGACGATCTCGCTCTTCCAGGCCATGAAGAAGGACCTGATCCCCGAGGAGGAGGCCCTGCGGCTGCTGGACGCCCAGCTGGCCACGGGCGGCATCGTGGACCCGCGCCTGGGCTTCCGTCTCCCCCTGGAGGTGGCCTACCAGCGTGGCTACCTCCACAAGGACACGTATGACCGGCTGTCGGAGCCCAGCGAGGTGCGCAGCTACCTGGACCCCTGCACGGACGAGCGTCTCAGCTACACGCAGCTGCTCCGGAGGTGCCGCCCCCACGAGGCCAGCGGCCAGCGCCTCCTGCCCCTCTCGGACGCCCGCAAGCTGACCTTCCGCGGCCTGCGCAAGCAGGTCACGGTGGAAGAGCTGGTGCGCTCGCAGGTCATGGACGAGGCTACGGCTCTGCGGCTGCAGGAGGGCCTGGCCTCCGTGGAGGAGGTCACCCAGAACCTGCAGAAGTTCCTCGAGGGCACTAGCTGCATTGCCGGCGTCTTCGTGGATGCCACCAAGGAGCGGCTGTCGGTGTACCAGGCCATGAAGAAAGGCATCATCCGCCCCGGCACGGCCTTCGAGCTCCTGGAAGCACAGGCGGCCACCGGCTACGTCATTGACCCCATCAAGGGGCTCAAGCTGACCGTGGAGGAGGCCGTGCGCATGGGCATCGTGGGCCCTGAGTTCAAGGACAAACTGCTGTCGGCCGAGCGCGCCGTCACCGGCTACAAGGATCCCTACTCCGGGAAGCTCATCTCCCTCTTCCAGGCCATGAAGAAGGGCCTGATCCTGAAGGACCACGGCATCCGCCTGCTGGAGGCCCAGATCGCCACGGGCGGCATCATTGACCCCGAGGAGAGCCACCGGCTGCCTGTGGAGGTGGCCTACAAGCGCGGCCTCTTCGACGAGGAGATGAACGAGATCCTGACGGACCCGAGCGACGACACCAAGGGCTTCTTCGACCCCAACACGGAGGAGAATCTCACGTACCTGCAGCTGATGGAGCGCTGCATCACGGACCCCCAGACGGGCCTGTGCCTGCTGCCCTTGAAGGAGAGGAAGCGGGAACGGAAGACGTCCTCCAAGTCCTCGGTGCGCAAGCGCCGTGTGGTGATCGTGGACCCGGAGACGGGCAAGGAGATGTCTGTGTACGAGGCCTACCGCAAGGGCCTCATCGACCACCAGACGTACCTGGAGCTGTCCGAGCAGGAGTGCGAGTGGGAGGAGATCACCATCTCCTCCTCGGACGGCGTGGTCAAGTCCATGATCATCGACCGCCGCTCGGGCCGCCAGTACGACATCGACGAGGCCATTGCCAGGAGCCTGATCGACCGCTCGGCACTGGACCAGTACCGCGCCGGCACGCTCTCCATCACGGAGTTCGCAGACATGCTCTCGGGCAACGCCGGCGGCTTCCGCTCCCGCTCGTCCTCCGTGGGGTCCTCCTCGTCCTACCCCATCAGCCCTGCAGCCTCCAGGACCCAGGGGACCTCCTGGTTGGACCCCACGGAGGAGACGGGCCCTGTGGCCGGCATCCTGGACACGGAGACTCTGGAGAAGGTATCCATCACAGAGGCCATGCACCGCAACCTGGTGGACAATATCACGGGGCAGCGGCTGCTGGAGGCCCAGGCCTGCACGGGGGGCATCATCGACCCCAGCACCGGCGAGCGCTTCCCCGTCACAGATGCTGTCAACAAGGGCCTGGTGGACAAGATCATGGTGGACCGCATCAACCTGGCTCAGAAAGCCTTCTGCGGCTTCGAGGACCCGCGCACCAAGACCAAGATGTCAGCCGCTCAGGCCCTGAAGAAGGGCTGGCTCTATTACGAGGCGGGCCAGCGGTTCCTGGAGGTGCAGTACCTGACCGGCGGCCTGATCGAGCCTGATGCCGCAGGCCGCGTGCCCCTGGATGAGGCCCTGCAGCGCGGCATGGTGGACGCCCGGACCGCCCAGAAGCTGCGAGACGTGGGCGCCTACTCCAAGTACCTCACCTGCCCCAAGACCAAGCTCAAGATCTCCTACAAGGACGCACTGGACCGCAGCATGGTGGAGGAGGGCACGGGGCTGCGGCTGCTGGAGGCGGCCGCCCAGTCCAGCAAGGGCTACTACAGCCCCTACAGCGTCAGTGGCTCGGGCTCCACGGCCGGTTCGCGCTCTGG
Proteins encoded in this region:
- the PLEC gene encoding plectin isoform X8, which translates into the protein MAAAGTGRAGGAFALQEVALERPRWLDGGCERARRRYLHGQLCCVDERDRVQKKTFTKWVNKHLIKAQRHISDLYEDLRDGHNLISLLEVLSGDSLPREKGRMRFHKLQNVQIALDYLRHRQVKLVNIRNDDIADGNPKLTLGLIWTIILHFQISDIQVSGQSEDMTAKEKLLLWSQRMVEGYHGLRCDNFTSSWRDGRLFNAIIHRHKPMLIDMNKVYRQTNLENLDQAFSVAERDLGVTRLLDPEDVDVPQPDEKSIITYVSSLYDAMPRVPDVQDGVKANELQLRWQEYRELVVLLLQWIRHHTAAFEERRFPASFEEIEILWCQFLKFKETELPAKEADKNRSKGIHQSLEGALQAGQLKMPPGYHPLDVEKEWGKLHVAILEREKQLRSEFERLECLQRIVSKLQMEAGLCEEQLNHADALLQSDVRLLAASKAPQRAAEVERDLDKADGMIRMLFNDVQTLKDGRHPQGEQMYRRVYRLHERLVAVRTEHNLRLQAGAAAPVAQVSAQSTQRRPELEDAALRYLQDLLAWVGENQRRVDSAEWGGDLPSVEAELGSHRGLHRSVEEFRAKIERARADEGQLAPAPRGAYRDCLGRLDLQYAKLLNSSKARLRSLESLHGFVAAATKELMWLSEKEEEEVGFDWGEHNSNMAAKKESYSALMRELELKEKKIKEIQSTGDRLLREGHPAQPTVESFQAALQTQWSWMLQLCCCIEAHLKENTAYFQFFSDVRETEEQLRKLQETLRRKYTCDRTITVTRLEDLLQDAQDEKDRLNEYRAHLSGLAKRAKAIVQLKPRNQAHPVRGRVPLLAVCDYKQVEVTVHKGDECQLLGPAQPSHWKVLSSSGSEAAVPSVCFLVPPPNQEAQDAVTRLEAQHQALAILWQQLHVDMKSLLAWQSLSRDTQLIRSWSLVTFRTLKPEEQRQALRSLELHYQAFLRDSQDAGGFGPEDRLQAEREYGACSRHYQQLLQSMEQGAQEESRCQRCISELKDIRLQLEACETRTVHRLRLPLEKEPARECAQRIAEQQKAQAEVEGLGKGVARLSAEAEKVLALPEPSPAAPTLRSELELTLGKLEQVRSLSAIYLEKLKTISLVIRSTQGAEEVLKAHEEQLKEAQAVPATLPELEATKAALKKLRVQAEAQQPVFDALRDELRGAQEVGERLQRQHGERDVDVERWRERVAPLLERWQAVLAQTDVRQRELEQLGRQLRYYRESADPLDAWLQDAKQRQEQIQAVPLADSQAVREQLRQEKALLEEIERQREKVEECQRLAKQYINAIKDYELQLVTYKAQLEPVASPAKKPKVQSGSESIIQEYVDLRTRYSELTTLTSQYIKFISETLRRMKEEERLAEQQRAEERERLAQVEAALEKQRQLAEAHAQAKAQAEREAQELQQRMQEEAARREEAAVDAQQQKQSIQEELQHLRQSSEAEIQAKARQVEAAERSRLRIEEEIRVVRLQLEATERQRGGAEGELQALRARAEEAEAQKRQAQEEAERLRRQVQDESQRKRQAEAELALRVKAEAEAAREKQRALQALEELQLQAEEAERRLRQAEAERARQVQVALETAQRSAEVELQSKRASFAEKTAQLERTLQEEHVAVAQLREEAARQAQRQAEAERAREEAERELERWRLKANEALRLRLQAEEVAQQKSLAQAEAEQQKEAAEREARRRGKAEEQAVRQRELAEQELEKQRQLAEGTAQQRLAAEQELIRLRAGTEQGEQQRQLLEEALARLQREADAAAQKRQELEAELATVRAEMEVLLASKARAEEESRSTSEKSKQRLEAEASRFRELAEEAARLRALAEETKRQRQLAEEDAAQQRAEAERVLAEKLAAISEATRLKTEAEIALKEKEAENERLRRLAEDEAFQRRRLEEQAAQHKADIEERLMQLRKASDNELERQKGLVEDTLRQRRQVEEEILALKASFEKAAAGKAELELELGRIRSSAEDTLRSKEQAEREAARQRQLAAEEEQRRREAEERVQKSLVAEEEAARQRKLALEEVERLKAKVEEARRLRERAEQESARQLQLAQEAAQKRLQAEEKAHAFAVQRKEQELQQTLQQEQSVLERLRGEAEAARRAAEEAEEARERAELEAAQSRQQVEEAERLKQLAEEQARARAQAQAAAEKLRKEAEQEAARRAQAEQAALKQKQAADAEMEKHKKFAEQTLRQKAQVEQELTALRLQLEETDHQKGILDEELQRLKAEVTEAARQRSQVEEELFSVRVQMEELSKLKARIEAENRALILRDKDNTQRFLQEEAEKMKQVAEEAARLSVAVQEAARLRQLAEEDLAQQRALAEKMLKEKMQAVQEATRLQAEAELLQQQKELAQEQARQLQEDKEQMAQQLAQETQGFQRTLELERQRQLEMSAEAERLKLRVAELSQAQARAEEDAQRFRRQAEEIGEKLHRTELATQEKVTLVHTLEVQRQQSDHDAERLRAAIAELEREKEKLQEEASLLQQKSEEMQVVQQEQLLQETRALQQSFLSEKDRLLQREQCIEQEKAKLEQLFQDEVAKAQQLREEQQRQQQQMAQERQRLMASMEEALQRQRDAEEGVRRKQEELQQLQQQRQQQEKLLAEENRRLRERLQRLEEEHRAAVAQSEEIAASQAVAAKALPNGRDAPDGPAVEVESEHAFDGLRRKVPAQRLQEVGVLSSEELQRLAEGRTTVAELAQREDVRRYLQGRSGIAGLLLKPTNEKLSVYAALQRQLLSPGTALILLEAQAASGFLLDPVRNRRLTVNEAVKEGVVGPELHHKLLSAERAVTGYKDPYTGEQISLFQAMKKDLVVRDHGIRLLEAQIATGGIIDPVHSHRVPVDVAYQRGYFDEEMSRVLADPSDDTKGFFDPNTHENLTYLQLLERCVEDPETGLRLLPLTDQAARGGELVYTDSEARDVFEKATVSAPFGKFRGRTVTIWELINSEYFTAEQRRDLLRQFRTGKVTVEKIIKIVITVVEEHEQKDQLCFEGLRALVPAAELLESGVIDRDLYHQLQRGERSVREVAEVGAVRRALRGANVIAGVWLEEAGQKLSIYEALKKDLLPPEAAVALLEAQAGTGHIIDPATSARLTVDEAVRAGLVGPELHEKLLSAEKAVTGYKDPYSGQSVSLFQALKKGLIPREQGLRLLDAQLSTGGIVDPSKSHRVPVDVACARGYLDEETSRALSAPRDEAKTYCDPGSQEPVTYGQLQQQCRPDQLTGLSLLPLSEKAAQARREGLCSELQARETFQKTAVEVPMGSFKGRTVTVWELLSSEYFTVEQREELLRQFRTGTVTVEKIIKILITIVEEVETVRQERLSFSGLRTPVPASELVASGVLSRTQFEQLKDGKISVKELSELSSVQTLLQGGGCLAGIYLEDSKEKVTIYQAMQRGLLRPSTATLLLEAQAATGFLVDPVRNQRLYVHEAVKAGVVGPELHEKLLSAEKAVTGYKDPYSGSTISLFQAMKKGLVLRDHGIRLLEAQIATGGIIDPVHSHRLPLDVAYQRGYFDEEMNRVLADPSDDTKGFFDPNTHENLTYLQLLERCVEDPETGLRLLPLKGSEKAEVVETTQLYTEEETRRAFEETQIEIPGSGGRSGSTMSLWEVMQSDLIPEEQRTRLMADFQAGRVTKERMIIIIIEIIEKTEIVRQQNLASYDYIRRRLTAEDLYEARIISRETYSLLREGTKSFREVLEEEAASRYLYGTGCVAGVYLPGSRQTLTIYQALKKGLLSAEVARLLLEAQAATGFLLEPVKGERLTVDEAVRKGLVGPELHDRLLSAERAVTGYRDPYTEQTISLFQAMKKDLIPEEEALRLLDAQLATGGIVDPRLGFRLPLEVAYQRGYLHKDTYDRLSEPSEVRSYLDPCTDERLSYTQLLRRCRPHEASGQRLLPLSDARKLTFRGLRKQVTVEELVRSQVMDEATALRLQEGLASVEEVTQNLQKFLEGTSCIAGVFVDATKERLSVYQAMKKGIIRPGTAFELLEAQAATGYVIDPIKGLKLTVEEAVRMGIVGPEFKDKLLSAERAVTGYKDPYSGKLISLFQAMKKGLILKDHGIRLLEAQIATGGIIDPEESHRLPVEVAYKRGLFDEEMNEILTDPSDDTKGFFDPNTEENLTYLQLMERCITDPQTGLCLLPLKERKRERKTSSKSSVRKRRVVIVDPETGKEMSVYEAYRKGLIDHQTYLELSEQECEWEEITISSSDGVVKSMIIDRRSGRQYDIDEAIARSLIDRSALDQYRAGTLSITEFADMLSGNAGGFRSRSSSVGSSSSYPISPAASRTQGTSWLDPTEETGPVAGILDTETLEKVSITEAMHRNLVDNITGQRLLEAQACTGGIIDPSTGERFPVTDAVNKGLVDKIMVDRINLAQKAFCGFEDPRTKTKMSAAQALKKGWLYYEAGQRFLEVQYLTGGLIEPDAAGRVPLDEALQRGMVDARTAQKLRDVGAYSKYLTCPKTKLKISYKDALDRSMVEEGTGLRLLEAAAQSSKGYYSPYSVSGSGSTAGSRSGSRTGSRAGSRRGSFDATSSGFSMTFSSSSYSSSGYGRRYASGPASSLGGPESAVA